The sequence below is a genomic window from Nostoc flagelliforme CCNUN1.
TGTTGTTTTATACGAAGATCCTCAACAAGGCTACCAGTTCGCAATCAAACTTTATCAAACAATTGATAAGGCAGACACAGCTATGGCAGCGGCGGCTTTAGCGAATAAAGTGAGTGAAAAAATCGGCTTTCTGTCTTTTTTAGGCAAAATTACTCCGAAAGCTGATGTAACTCAATCCATTGACTTAGTATTGAAAATCGCCGTCGAAATCATTGCCTTTTGCAAACTAAATGGCATTCCTCAACCGAATCCCCAAGAGTTTGCTAATTCCCTCGCTAACAACTATCAAAATGCATCCTTAATGCGGATGGTAGCTCTAGTTTGTCTAGACGGAATTTTACCCTTAGGCCCCGACTTTCTCAGCAAAATTCAGGGAGTTATTAGTGGTACTGATACTGGCGCAATAACTCAAAATCCGGTTTTCTTAGCCATCAATAACTTTATACCAGGTAGTAACCCCTCTGATAAAGTTGGTTTTATCAGTCAAGGTTTCAACTCTGTGCAAGGTTGGATGAATAACTTAGTATCCAAAACAGGCATAACCCCGCAATCAATTTCTAGTAATTTGGGTAATTTTATTCAGATTGCTGATGATAATTTAGATTTTGTCGCAGCATTCCTAGATCAAACTACCAATTATTACGAACATACGGGAATTCAAACTGTCGTTCGCAGCTTGATTTTGCAAGCCTATAGTTTAGTAAAAGAGGAAATTAAACAAGAGGAACAAAAACCTATCCAAGATGTTTCATCTGCTGTTAAGTCAGATAAAAATCAGTATGAACTTAGCAAAACAGTAGAAGTCTGGGATAGTGAGGAAGAAGATTGGTATCAGGGAACAATTGAGAAAATCCAAGATGACCAATTCTTTATTCATTACCTTGGTTACGGTTCATCTCATAACGAGTGGGTGGGCGAAGATGACATTCGGACTCGCGATCTTCGCTCCTCTGATGACAATGGATATGCAGTGGGTCAAAAGGTAAAATGTTGGGATGATGAGCAAGAAGCTTGGTATTCTGCAACAATTGAGCAAATCCAAAATCAGCAATACTTTGTTCACTACATTGGTTATGACTCATCCTATGATGAGTGGGTTGATAGCGACGAAATTTCCTAACTGTTGAATTAGCACGGGGCCGACGAGAGCAATATCTCCGATGAGATATTTGGTGTCGCTCCCTGTGTTAATCTGTAGTACTTTTAAAAATTACGAATTATATCCGCTTGATTGCTTAAACCCGAAGAACCCCACCCCGCCAAAGCTACGCTTTGTCTCCCCTCCCGAAGAGCGGGGAGGGGTTGGGGTGGGGTTCTTTTATTATGGGTAATTTGACAGACATGAGATTACAAATTATTTTGACACTTGCGCTACGATATCCCCTATTGCCTTTATGCAATGTATATGAGGAGTAGTACAGGTCAAAAACATGACAAAAGAATTCAATACACAAGCCGCAGAGAATCTGGTTGCGATCGCAGAACAATTCGCTGGGCTAGGGAAGGTTACAGGCGTTAAAGCATTTGGAAGTGGTAATATCAATGACACTTTCTTAGTAGATATAAATTCTTCAGAAGAACAATATTTTGTTCTGCAACGCATCAACACGCAAGTATTTCGGCAGCCACAACTGATTATGCAGAATATGCGTACCTTCACTGAGCATGTTCGCAATCGGTTACAGCATACGCCTCTAAATCGTCGCTGGGAAGTGCCACGCGTACTATTAACTAAGGATAGTCTAGACTACTGTAGGGATGCAGACGGCTCTTTTTGGCGAGCAATCAGCTTTATTGAAGGCTCCCAGTCTTTCGATACTATGCGCGATCGCTCACACGCGAAAGAAATCGGTTATGCCTTGGGGATGTTCCACAATCTAATTAGCGATTTGCCACCAGAAAAACTCGCCGATACCTTTCAAGGGTTCCATATTACACCGCTTTATCTCCAGCATTACGAAGAGGTGTTAGCGAAAACTAGTGCTAGTCAATCTTCGGAAGTTAATTATTGCTTGCAGTTTGTTAGCGATCGCCAAACCTTTGCACATATCCTAGAAAATGCCAAAGTTGAAGGCAAGTTACCCTTGCGTCTGATGCACGGCGATCCAAAAATTAATAACGTGATGTTTGACACTGCTACTCTGCAAGCCGTCAGCGTCATCGACCTCGACACTGTGAAACCCGGTCTGGTACATTACGATATTGGTGATTGCTTGCGATCGGGTTGCAATCCGGCTGGAGAAGAAAGTGAGAATTGGGACAGTGTTTATTTCGATACCGACCTGTGTCAGGGAATCTTACAAGGTTATCTTTCGGTAGCAAAGGCATTTCTTACTGAGAATGACTATGCATATATATACGATGCAATTCGTCTGATCGCCTTTGAACTAGGATTGAGGTTTTTTGCTGATTATTTAGCAGGCAATGTCTATTTTAAAGTTAAGCACCCAGAACATAACTTGGCAAGAGCGATCGTCCAGTTTAAGCTTACCGAAAGTATTGAATCGCAAGAAACGCAGATTTGTAATATTATTAAAGACATGAAATGAGCGAACAGACATTTTCCCTGCAACCCTTTCCTTCTACAAAATCCCTACCTAATTTAAAAATTGCAGTTAATATTGCCAGAAATGGTAATAAACTTGCCATCCGCTATATCCTTGAGGACAATTTAAAAGAAATTGCAATCGCTCCACCATCAAATACTCCATCACGCAAGCATGAACTTTGGCAAGACACCTGCTTCGAGTTCTTCGTTGGCATCAAAGATTCTGCACGGTATTGGGAATTTAACCTCTCCCCCGCCGGACACTGGAATGTCTATCGTTTTGATAGATACCGTCAAGGAATGCAAGAGGAAACAGCTTTTGAAAACCTTCCCTTTAATGTTCAAAATCAAGCCGATGGTTTAATACTTGTGTTGGATGTAGATTTGAATAAAATCATCTCGGCAGAAGAAGTCATTGAAGTTGCCATTACCACCGTTATTAAAGATAAAGATGGTGAGATAACTTACTGGGCGTTAACTCATCGAGGCGCAGAGGCTGACTTTCATCTGCGGGATAGTTTCATAGTTGAGTTGTGCTAGTGGTAAATCAGTTAATTAAACTAGTAGAGCCAAGTACAACATTTCATTAATTGGTAGCGAATTCTCCGCGTACCTTTGCGCTTACCTCTGCGCCCCTCTGCGTTTAAATTTCAACCCTCGATTCGCCCCGTCAGCAAAGAGTAAAGGCAATTTTAAAAATTATACCTGTTTCAAATCGCAATTTAAATATTTTAAAAGCGTGATCGCGCTAGCAAACAGAAAAAATAGATTAAATATCTAACCCATAGTGGTATTTACACATTTACATCTTCATGCATGTGAGTTGTTACTTTGTATATTATGAACAATAATTAGTAACGTTATTTTAAGGCAAAAATAAACTAATTTGCTTATCTCGTTTGATAGAGTTAATTAAAGTTTAACAAGGCAAAATATAGAATAGATAGCTAAAAAGCAAATTATCAACTGTTAATTTATGCAAAAGATTTATGGCAATACTCAGGGAATAAAAGCTAGCCAAATAAAACAATTACAACGGCTTTACGAGGAAAATCAACCAGCAGATAGATTAATTACGCCGGAATTTGCCCAAGCCTTAGCTGCAATTACTAAAGAAATTCATCACCCAATTTGTTGTTATATAAATCGGCGTGGGCAAATTATCCGAATTGCTATAGGAACACCAAATCAAACTCAAATTCCGCCTGAAGAATTACCCCGCCGCAGTGCAGAACGCTTAAGCGGAATCCGTTGTGTTACTACTCAATTTAAATCAGAACCACCTGTTGAAGCATCGTTGATCGCAATGATGCGTCAGCGCTTAGATGCTCTTGTAATATTAATCGCAACTGATAGCGAAGTAAAAGAAGCTTTTCTAACTTACCTTTTCCCTGATCGAGAAAGTCCTTGGGTAATTTCACCTCCTCTAAGTTTGGATGATTTAACCGAACAAGAATTTGATGAACTAGTTCACGAATGGGAGAGAGAAATTGCTGATGCTGGGGATGGAATATTCCTATCCCAAGAAATTGTCTCTGACCAAGACAGGGTACTGCTGGTGGGAGTGCAGACAGAAGATGTATCTGTCCAACGGTTTGAAGATGGGCTGGCAGAACTAGTGCGTTTAGTCGAAAGTGCTAAGGGTATTGTACTGGATACAATGCGGCAAAAGCGCGATCGCATCCATCCCCAAACAGTAGTTGGTAAGGGAAAAATTGAAGAAATCACCCTTTTGGCTCAAAAACTAAGAGCTAATCTAATCGTTTTTGACCGAGATATTTCTGCATCTCAAGCCCGCAACTTAGAACAGGAAATTGGCATCCGAGTGGTAGACCGCACGGAAGTAATTCTAGATATTTTCGCTCAACGCGCTCGCACTCAAGAGGGTAAATTACAAGTAGAGCTAGCGCAACTTGAATATATGTTACCTCGGCTACGCGGTCGTGGACAGGAAATGTCTCGATTAGGTGCGGGGATTGGTACGCGAGGCCCTGGTGAAACAAAACTAGAGACGGAACGGCGAACAATTCAACGGCGAATTGGTCAACTACAAGAAGAAGTAAACCAATTACAAGCACATCGCGCCCGCATTAGACAACAACGACAACAGCAAGAAATTCCGGTTCTGGCATTAGTTGGCTATACCAATGCTGGTAAATCTACCCTGTTAAATGTGTTAACTAATGCAGAAGTTTACACCGCAAACCAACTATTTGCTACCCTCGACCCAACAACCCGCAAGGTAGTAATTACAGAACCAGAAACACAACAACGCAGATCGATTCTGCTCACAGATACTGTAGGGTTTATTCACGAACTCCCGCCAGCACTGATGGATGCATTTCGCGCCACATTGGAGGAAGTAGTTGAGGCAGATGCCATGATTCATGTTGTGGATTTGTCCCATCCAGCTTGGGAAAGCCATATTGCGAGTGTGCTAGAAATACTCGAAGAAATGCCTGAGATTCCAGAAAAAAGCTTGATTGTTTTTAACAAGGTTGACCAAGTAGATAGCGAAACCTTGGCTAGAGTTCAACAAGAGTATCCCGAAGCTGTGTTTATATCAGCAACCCAGCGTTTGGGTTTAGAGACTTTAAAAATGCGATCGCTGCAACTAATTGACGAACCCGTTAAGGCGATTGCAGTCCCACAAAATTCATACTAACCAAAGGAAATTATATGACACCGACCATTATTGTTCACGGTGGGGCAAAAACTATCACAGACGATAAAGTTGCAGCCAACAATGCAGGCTGTACAGCAGCAGTAGAAGCTGGTTGGGCTGTGCTAATCAGTGGAGGTAGCGCCGCAGAAGCTGTTGAAGCAGCTATTCGAGTTCTGGAAACTGACCAGACATTTAACGCTGGTCTTGGCTCAACTCTCAACAGCGATGGAGAGGTGGAATTAGACGCGGCGATCATGGAAGGCTCATTAAGTTGGGGAGCAGTTGCAGCAGTTCAGGGTATCCGTCATCCCATCTCATTAGCACGGAAGGTTATGGATGACAAACCCAGGCTACTAGTGGCGCGAGGCGCAGAACGGTTTGCGGTAGACTGCGGAGCCGAAATGTGTAAAAAAGAAAACTTGGTAGCTGATGAACAGTGGCAGGAGTGGAAGGAGGATCAAAAAGTTATTGATCGCCCTAACACTGTAGGTTGTGTGGCTTTGGATGCTAGCGGCATCCTAGCTGCTGGCACTTCAACTGGTGGTACTACTAAGCAGCAACAAGGTCGCGTCGGTGACACTGCGCTTGTTGGCTGTGGCTTGTACGCTGATAACAAATTCGGCGGTTGCTCAACAACAGGTGATGGCGAGTCCATTATCCCCGTGGTTTTGGCTAAAACTGCGATCGATTTTTTGAGTGGAGACAGACACCCAGATGAAGCAGCACAGATGGCAATTGATGCTTTAGTTTCTAAGGTTAAAGGTGAAGCTGGGTGCATTCTCATAGATCGTCAAGGACGCGTTGGCTGGGCGTATAACTCATCACACATGGCTTGCGCTTATATGACCGAAGGACAAGACAAGGTAGCTTTCTTTACCAAGAAATAACTCATACCAATTCCTAATGGGCTACGCTAAGGTAATAGGTAATTAATGAAGCTAAATTACAACTTTGTTTTTTCAAGTTGATGTTACTTGGAAATCCAGAAAACTTGTTTAATATAAACAACCGCATCCACAAAGGGATGCGGTTTCTCGGAGGAGTAGATGTCAAAATACGACTTTCATTATTTTCAAGGGAGTACTCTTTCTGATCTGTTTGCTCAAGATAGCACAGATGCATCTTATGGGTTTATTTTAAATTACCCTGCAACTGCCAGTTGGGCTGCTTACCCCAACCGAAAAAAATATTTTATTCAAGATGGCAGTAGCGAAGCCACCAAAACCTCCTTCGACAAGATTTGTCAGAAGGAACCTTGGAAAAATTTGGCTGTATTAGGCGATCGCATTCCTGGAATTGTGATTATACAACCGCCAAAGTCGCTGCTTGAATACTGGCAAGAGCATTTAGGCTTCAGCCAGTCCAATATTGAAATGATGGACTGCTCAACTTATCTCGATGATCTCAGCCACAGCGAACGCTTTGACAAACTCATTAGTTTATTTCCCTTTGATAACCTTAAACCTGAAAAACACGCTGTTGATCCAGACACTCATTACCGCTTACTCAGCAAAGTAACCTTAGCCGAATTGGGAGTACAATGTCCGAAATACGAAAGCTACAATCTGCACCAAGTAAATATTGAAGACATTGATTTACCACAATACCCCTACTTAATTAAAACCTCCCACGGACTCTCAGGAGAAGGCACTTATATCATTAAAAGCGCCAGCGATTTGAACTATTGCCTTGAAGAAGTTAGGAAATATCTCAATATTAAGTTGCTCGATACGATTATTGTCTCGGAGTTCGTCAAAAACGAGGTGCAGAATTACTGCGTTCAGTTCTATGTCAACAAGCTAGGAGAGATAACCCTCATCGGCACTACCGGCCAAC
It includes:
- a CDS encoding Tudor-knot domain-containing protein codes for the protein MDKSIIQLVDELPTDNITVKVLKALDYVVPGEWSNLTGFENNIRSITGVSDAKVIQKIRDRAVVLYEDPQQGYQFAIKLYQTIDKADTAMAAAALANKVSEKIGFLSFLGKITPKADVTQSIDLVLKIAVEIIAFCKLNGIPQPNPQEFANSLANNYQNASLMRMVALVCLDGILPLGPDFLSKIQGVISGTDTGAITQNPVFLAINNFIPGSNPSDKVGFISQGFNSVQGWMNNLVSKTGITPQSISSNLGNFIQIADDNLDFVAAFLDQTTNYYEHTGIQTVVRSLILQAYSLVKEEIKQEEQKPIQDVSSAVKSDKNQYELSKTVEVWDSEEEDWYQGTIEKIQDDQFFIHYLGYGSSHNEWVGEDDIRTRDLRSSDDNGYAVGQKVKCWDDEQEAWYSATIEQIQNQQYFVHYIGYDSSYDEWVDSDEIS
- a CDS encoding ATP-grasp domain-containing protein, yielding MSKYDFHYFQGSTLSDLFAQDSTDASYGFILNYPATASWAAYPNRKKYFIQDGSSEATKTSFDKICQKEPWKNLAVLGDRIPGIVIIQPPKSLLEYWQEHLGFSQSNIEMMDCSTYLDDLSHSERFDKLISLFPFDNLKPEKHAVDPDTHYRLLSKVTLAELGVQCPKYESYNLHQVNIEDIDLPQYPYLIKTSHGLSGEGTYIIKSASDLNYCLEEVRKYLNIKLLDTIIVSEFVKNEVQNYCVQFYVNKLGEITLIGTTGQLVTPEGNYLGGLIDYRNTDMSKFFEMIANVGQYAHKQGYFGVIGFDVLEDQEGQFYAIDANFRVNGSTPLCLQRNTLLGLGKGVAKYSSDYRMEGTLDLILATLKPELDRKDLIILSALEKIKYGKINTDIYAIVTGENIQEMQHIERKLQSKGLQWLP
- a CDS encoding phosphotransferase enzyme family protein; the protein is MTKEFNTQAAENLVAIAEQFAGLGKVTGVKAFGSGNINDTFLVDINSSEEQYFVLQRINTQVFRQPQLIMQNMRTFTEHVRNRLQHTPLNRRWEVPRVLLTKDSLDYCRDADGSFWRAISFIEGSQSFDTMRDRSHAKEIGYALGMFHNLISDLPPEKLADTFQGFHITPLYLQHYEEVLAKTSASQSSEVNYCLQFVSDRQTFAHILENAKVEGKLPLRLMHGDPKINNVMFDTATLQAVSVIDLDTVKPGLVHYDIGDCLRSGCNPAGEESENWDSVYFDTDLCQGILQGYLSVAKAFLTENDYAYIYDAIRLIAFELGLRFFADYLAGNVYFKVKHPEHNLARAIVQFKLTESIESQETQICNIIKDMK
- a CDS encoding DOMON-like domain-containing protein, with product MSEQTFSLQPFPSTKSLPNLKIAVNIARNGNKLAIRYILEDNLKEIAIAPPSNTPSRKHELWQDTCFEFFVGIKDSARYWEFNLSPAGHWNVYRFDRYRQGMQEETAFENLPFNVQNQADGLILVLDVDLNKIISAEEVIEVAITTVIKDKDGEITYWALTHRGAEADFHLRDSFIVELC
- a CDS encoding isoaspartyl peptidase/L-asparaginase family protein, which gives rise to MTPTIIVHGGAKTITDDKVAANNAGCTAAVEAGWAVLISGGSAAEAVEAAIRVLETDQTFNAGLGSTLNSDGEVELDAAIMEGSLSWGAVAAVQGIRHPISLARKVMDDKPRLLVARGAERFAVDCGAEMCKKENLVADEQWQEWKEDQKVIDRPNTVGCVALDASGILAAGTSTGGTTKQQQGRVGDTALVGCGLYADNKFGGCSTTGDGESIIPVVLAKTAIDFLSGDRHPDEAAQMAIDALVSKVKGEAGCILIDRQGRVGWAYNSSHMACAYMTEGQDKVAFFTKK
- the hflX gene encoding GTPase HflX; its protein translation is MQKIYGNTQGIKASQIKQLQRLYEENQPADRLITPEFAQALAAITKEIHHPICCYINRRGQIIRIAIGTPNQTQIPPEELPRRSAERLSGIRCVTTQFKSEPPVEASLIAMMRQRLDALVILIATDSEVKEAFLTYLFPDRESPWVISPPLSLDDLTEQEFDELVHEWEREIADAGDGIFLSQEIVSDQDRVLLVGVQTEDVSVQRFEDGLAELVRLVESAKGIVLDTMRQKRDRIHPQTVVGKGKIEEITLLAQKLRANLIVFDRDISASQARNLEQEIGIRVVDRTEVILDIFAQRARTQEGKLQVELAQLEYMLPRLRGRGQEMSRLGAGIGTRGPGETKLETERRTIQRRIGQLQEEVNQLQAHRARIRQQRQQQEIPVLALVGYTNAGKSTLLNVLTNAEVYTANQLFATLDPTTRKVVITEPETQQRRSILLTDTVGFIHELPPALMDAFRATLEEVVEADAMIHVVDLSHPAWESHIASVLEILEEMPEIPEKSLIVFNKVDQVDSETLARVQQEYPEAVFISATQRLGLETLKMRSLQLIDEPVKAIAVPQNSY